The proteins below come from a single Candidozyma auris chromosome 3, complete sequence genomic window:
- the RCL1 gene encoding rRNA-processing endoribonuclease — protein MAGLVVFEGARHFRLRLVLAVLAGQHIKITRIRSDDMNPGLRDYEVSFLRLLEAVTNGSHIEISYTGTSVIFRPGIIIGGQLTHNCTGKKPIGYFLEPMLYLAPFSKKKFSIIFKGLTSSDSTRDAGLEAIKWGLIPVMKKFGVREVELHILKRGSPPLGGGEVHLLCNSLILQPLTIHALETPKMSTIRGVAYCTRVSPSVVNRIIDAARKVLKPTGVEVNITADVWRGENSGKSPGFGVTLVAESKRGWRIFAEGTGTAGSLPEDLGQKVAYELLDELSKSAVLGRNQLKLALAYMVIGKEDVGRLKIHKSQVDEQFIWFLRDLKSIFGSEAYLKDGAEEGENDYMTVAIKGNGFTSASKKRA, from the coding sequence ATGGCTGGTTTAGTAGTTTTTGAGGGTGCCCGACACTTCCGTTTACGCCTTGTGCTTGCTGTTTTGGCAGGCCAGCATATCAAGATTACCAGGATCCGTTCCGATGACATGAACCCTGGTTTGAGAGACTACGAGGTGTCATTTCTTAGGCTTCTTGAGGCCGTTACCAATGGATCTCACATTGAGATATCTTATACTGGTACAAGTGTCATTTTCAGACCTGGCATTATCATTGGTGGGCAACTAACGCACAACTGCACGGGGAAGAAACCTATTGGGTACTTTCTAGAACCGATGCTATATCTTGCGCccttctcgaagaagaagttttcaatcatcttcaagGGATTAACAAGCTCCGACAGCACAAGAGATGCTGGATTGGAGGCTATAAAGTGGGGTCTTATACCCgtcatgaagaagtttggtGTGAGGGAAGTAGAGCTCCATATACTAAAAAGAGGCTCCCCACCTTTGGGCGGTGGTGAAGTCCATTTGTTGTGCAACTCCCTAATCCTACAACCACTCACGATACATGCATTGGAAACTCCAAAAATGTCTACCATCCGTGGTGTTGCCTACTGCACGAGAGTTTCTCCATCGGTGGTGAACAGAATAATCGATGCTGCTAGAAAAGTGTTGAAGCCTACCGGGGTCGAGGTAAATATCACCGCAGATGTTTGGAGAGGAGAGAATTCGGGGAAATCTCCAGGTTTTGGTGTCACTTTGGTCGCGGAGTCGAAGAGAGGTTGGAGGATTTTTGCTGAGGGAACGGGCACGGCTGGCTCCTTACCAGAGGACTTGGGACAAAAGGTTGCCTacgagcttcttgacgagCTTAGTAAAAGTGCTGTTTTGGGACGCAATCAGCTAAAGTTGGCATTGGCATACATGGTAATTGGCAAAGAGGATGTGGGTAGATTGAAGATACATAAGTCACAGGTTGATGAACAGTTCATTTGGTTTTTGAGAGACTTAAAGTCCATTTTCGGACTGGAAGCTTACTTGAAGGACGGCGCAGAAGAAGGCGAAAACGATTATATGACAGTCGCGATCAAGGGTAATGGCTTCACCAGCgcatcaaagaagagagcttAA
- the TAF4 gene encoding Taf4p — protein MSAPNEDDMSQPSKRPYENSSSQSDESKRIKVESTGDINEDQFNDLFDDPLFNQNGNDHPPAGSHNGNDKVDLPDFLQDPLPEGSSAAPTTSNSEPAVASPITQAHTAPVTAVHSSQPSKSPTPASQRPSSAGPQPGAPGKPNTTQSSALQGDQKAESTATGAATTSQSFSGQSPSLSTGSSLPPSATPMYQSQSQYPYSTYNKTTLPQYPQQYRQSPGATSYKPGTRFDPRRTYPAPTGMGSSYSTSSVPGYGIASGVAPVPGSTGSTQPTKEDPDQYKDAIHAAGVDISREEELLSTNYNRVPLSIQQQQFANRQRQLYGSLNAFLQPYHVGLFMNRTARENGVFQNFMADPEMLEFMSAACKEWLSNIITKTITLSRHRRRGIPTLVQSRGSNKTKSPSSQRSDVSKELRNIALRHKEQEEQRVAKRLALGVENRDEVAPESSNKAGAEETLHRAANATAAMMTGGSSTRKKYSWMKSGGGGGGDDGKTGASKDGGPKQSPLISSRGDNGLRFREIRTGNMVTTKDLLGVLEDERMGTSKAVIKGYAKLKD, from the coding sequence ATGTCTGCACCAAACGAGGACGATATGAGCCAACCATCAAAGCGGCCGTATGAAAATTCCTCGTCCCAGCTGGATGAGCTgaaaagaatcaaagtCGAGTCCACCGGCGATATCAATGAAGACCAATTCAACGACCTTTTCGACGACCCACTCTTCAACCAAAATGGAAACGACCACCCTCCGGCGGGATCACACAACGGCAATGATAAGGTTGATCTTCCTGATTTCCTCCAAGATCCGCTTCCAGAAGGATCAAGCgcagcaccaacaacatcaaACTCTGAACCAGCAGTAGCAAGTCCAATCACGCAAGCCCACACAGCGCCTGTTACAGCAGTGCACAGCTCACAGCCGTCTAAACTGCCCACACCGGCTTCACAAAGGCCAAGCTCGGCAGGTCCTCAACCTGGAGCTCCTGGTAAACCTAATACAACCCAAAGCTCAGCATTACAGGGAGatcaaaaagcagaaaGTACAGCAACAGGAGCGGCGACGACATCGCAATCCTTTTCTGGACAGCTGCCTTCTCTAAGCACAGGCTCCTCGCTTCCGCCCAGTGCTACTCCAATGTACCAATCCCAGTCCCAGTATCCTTATCTGACATACAACAAAACCACGCTCCCTCAGTATCCACAACAATATCGTCAGAGTCCTGGTGCAACATCATACAAGCCCGGAACAAGATTCgatccaagaagaacgtATCCTGCGCCCACCGGTATGGGTAGCTCGTACTCAACCAGCAGTGTGCCAGGGTACGGAATAGCAAGCGGTGTGGCGCCTGTGCCTGGCTCCACTGGCTCCACTCAGCCAACAAAAGAGGATCCTGATCAATATAAGGATGCTATTCATGCCGCCGGTGTCGATATTCTGAGAGAGgaagagcttctttcaacGAATTATAATAGAGTCCCTCTCAGTattcagcagcagcaatttGCAAACCGCCAGAGGCAGCTATACGGCCTGCTAAatgcttttcttcagcCTTACCATGTCGGACTTTTCATGAACAGAACTGCCAGGGAGAACGGCGTATTTCAAAATTTCATGGCCGACCCAGAGATGCTAGAATTCATGTCTGCTGCATGCAAAGAATGGCTATCGAATATCATAACGAAAACCATCACATTATCGCGCCACAGACGGCGTGGCATTCCAACTTTGGTGCAAAGTCGTGGAAGCAATAAAACTAAATCTCCCTCTTCACAGAGGTCTGATGTCTCAAAAGAGCTACGAAACATTGCCTTGCGCCATAAAGAGCAAGAGGAGCAACGTGTGGCCAAACGTCTAGCTCTTGGAGTTGAGAACCGAGACGAGGTAGCCCCCGAGTCTTCTAACAAGGCTGGTGCTGAGGAGACGCTTCACAGAGCGGCTAATGCTACGGCAGCAATGATGACAGGAGGCAGCTCTACAAGGAAGAAGTACTCGTGGATGAAGTCTGGCGGCggcggtggtggtgatgatggtAAGACTGGTGCCAGTAAGGATGGGGGTCCCAAGCAGAGCCCTCTCATTTCGTCGCGTGGTGATAATGGATTGAGGTTCAGAGAGATTCGTACAGGTAACATGGTGACTACGAAGGATTTGCTAGGcgttcttgaagatgaaagaATGGGCACATCGAAGGCCGTTATCAAGGGATATGCCAAGTTGAAAGATTAA
- the YCS4 gene encoding condensin subunit YCS4, whose translation MEFSISRYYSAFDVQNDFDIDTSDIDEKLCHATNALANSWEAVHHNTELLEELIDLAHGFQQLDSKHKKQVNYLISSSLSNASRQCKIMIEEGDYVDTADVLKSCLEKYGYLMFVLLNFLSREDFPTSTSARQKQSSVAWNNNCQQVDDALASIVPCLQLDLSKIFVTTPEKNQLLDLFLRPIFHLMELPERMKVNNIRIVMFRIISLAVTLHGSEESVQNSVIQSLTYYPHLPQYMAELLHTLDKSFDHIKLAEDILLEISQLEFNANDTNGPKAVSEFLVKMSELSPRLILKQMASISQILDNTNQSLRCSVIETCGNIVVDAFKAYFNSTYSSEDEHAEISMKQISKLFSLLKQRTLDQNPFARTKALQAMVKVFNQSPVKEYVVGALEPSESNELDVDPANSWYQEVLDVAITGLYDRSTLVRRNAIKLLSKILIEHPFSSKENLRMSYTRWERKLDELKAASQNIIPESYFQKFADQNEKRESSAPKGSLKTIDEDDMDVDSEETHKGNDKGDEEQEEDGESGPDQRESVLAELNSEINTEDFDKVKSLMKLWEYYNCVLAFIRKLERGVAITTSLLFSKNRNEVLEAMDFLVCADAYGIENASQGIRKMLHLVWMKGSSDEGKSIASQLVECYKLLFLTTPSNITAQQASEMKARNLIKITIDATVADLASLEKLMCMIYEGKLIDWGMIESLWYIYSKAGSNESRYSQAQIHGAIIVLGMISSANPAIVQCGLKSLLEIGLGSVGRSDLVLCKHSCATLLKIVQPSKKRATSQLFTDDSEAAERLKGILLCYTTQREWFPVAEQAINAVFRTLQNPITFCDGIIRAKSKAVFVKDSDAESSTVALTQLLFIVGHVAIKTIEHLETLEAQFKKMKHDIEAEKSNQRKASTTENELEMIGGTSEDDFTDVVAYIRETEILYGEKSLLAKFGGLVTEICTNRKAYNNLTLQRSAVLCLSKLMCVSTKFCEANLPLFITIMEKSEDPVIRSNCVLGLGDMAVCFNNLVDENTDFLYRRLTDENLMVQRTCLMTVTFLILAGQVKVKGQLSSMAKCLENPDQGISDMCRLFFTELATKDNAIYNAFIDIFSGLSNDDTLSKDAMKRIIKFLVLYIDKEKHQKQLSEKLLVRLTKAESEKQWNDIAFVLTTIPYKNDIITQALEAGFKSTASARE comes from the coding sequence ATGGAGTTCAGTATATCTAGGTACTACAGTGCCTTCGATGTACAGAACGATTTTGATATAGATACATCagacattgatgaaaagctATGTCATGCTACTAACGCATTGGCGAATAGCTGGGAGGCGGTTCATCATAACACTgagcttctcgaagaaCTAATAGACTTGGCTCACGGGTTCCAGCAGCTTGATTCGAAGCACAAAAAGCAAGTGAACTACCTCATATCGTCATCACTCCTGAATGCGTCCCGCCAATGCAAAATTATGATCGAAGAGGGGGATTACGTTGATACAGCAGATGTGCTCAAGCTGTGTCTAGAGAAATATGGCTATTTAATGTTCGTACTCCTAAATTTCCTATCCAGGGAAGACTTCCCAACAAGTACATCTGCCAGACAGAAGCAATCGTCGGTAGCATGGAATAACAACTGTCAGCAAGTAGATGATGCTCTTGCGTCAATTGTGCCTTGTTTGCAACTAGACTTATCCAAGATATTTGTGACGACTCCGGAGAAAAaccagcttcttgatttgtTTCTTCGACCTATCTTCCACCTTATGGAGCTCCCTGAGCGTATGAAGGTCAACAACATTCGAATTGTCATGTTTCGTATCATATCGCTTGCGGTGACGCTTCATGGCAGCGAAGAGAGCGTACAAAACTCCGTCATTCAATCGTTAACATACTACCCACATCTCCCACAGTACATGGCAGAATTGCTACATACATTGGACAAGTCGTTTGATCACATCAAGCTTGCTGAGGATATCCTTCTCGAAATAAGTCAATTAGAATTCAATGCCAACGATACAAATGGGCCGAAAGCGGTATCAGAGTTTTTGGTCAAGATGTCTGAGCTCAGTCCAAGACTAATCTTGAAGCAAATGGCTTCAATTAGTCAGATCCTCGACAATACAAACCAATCGCTACGGTGTTCAGTTATTGAGACTTGTGGTAACATTGTGGTCGACGCCTTCAAAGCTTACTTTAATAGTACTTACTCGTCTGAGGATGAACACGCCGAGATAAGTATGAAGCAGATTTCGAAGTTATTCTCCTTACTCAAGCAACGTACCCTAGATCAGAATCCATTCGCAAGAACGAAGGCCTTGCAGGCTATGGTGAAGGTTTTCAATCAGTCCCCGGTGAAGGAGTACGTTGTAGGTGCGCTCGAGCCATCTGAATCGAATGAGTTGGATGTTGATCCTGCAAATCTGTGGTATCAAGAGGTTTTGGACGTCGCAATAACTGGTCTTTACGATAGAAGTACCTTGGTTCGCCGTAATGCTATCAAGCTCTTATCGAAGATTTTGATTGAGCATCCCTTCTCGTCAAAGGAGAACTTAAGAATGCTGTACACTCGATGGGAAAGGAAACTCGATGAGCTTAAAGCTGCTAGCCAGAATATCATTCCTGAGCTGTACTTCCAAAAGTTTGCCGATCAGAACGAGAAGAGAGAGCTGTCTGCACCGAAAGGATCTTTAAAGACgattgatgaggatgacaTGGATGTTGACAGTGAAGAGACTCATAAGGGTAATGATAAGGGTGACGAAGAGCAGGAGGAGGATGGTGAACTGGGCCCAGATCAGAGAGAGTCGGTCTTGGCCGAATTGAATCTGGAGATCAACactgaagattttgataaggtcaaaagcttgatgaagctTTGGGAGTACTACAACTGTGTTTTGGCATTTATAAGGAAGCTTGAAAGAGGAGTGGCTATCACGACATCTCTCTTATTTTCAAAGAACAGAAACGAGGTACTTGAAGCTATGGATTTCTTGGTCTGCGCGGATGCATATGGTATTGAGAATGCCAGCCAGGGCATTCGCAAGATGCTTCACTTGGTCTGGATGAAGGGCTCTTCAGACGAGGGAAAATCGATTGCCAGTCAACTTGTCGAGTGTTACAAGCTACTTTTTCTTACAACGCCCTCAAATATCACAGCACAACAGGCCTCGGAGATGAAGGCACGAAATTTGatcaaaatcaccatcGATGCTACAGTTGCCGACTTGGCGTCCcttgaaaagctcatgTGTATGATTTATGAGGGTAAGTTGATCGATTGGGGAATGATTGAACTGTTGTGGTATATCTACAGTAAAGCGGGATCTAATGAGAGTCGCTACTCGCAAGCCCAAATTCACGGTGCCATCATTGTTCTTGGAATGATCTCATCTGCTAATCCTGCAATTGTACAATGTGGGCTCAAGTCGCTTCTTGAGATTGGCCTCGGTCTGGTGGGTCGCCTGGATTTGGTCTTGTGCAAGCACTCATGCGCTACCTTGTTAAAGATTGTGCAGCctctgaagaaaagagctaCTCTGCAATTGTTTACGGATGACAGTGAGGCCGCTGAAAGACTCAAAGGGATTTTGTTGTGCTACACCACTCAGAGAGAGTGGTTTCCAGTTGCAGAGCAAGCCATCAATGCAGTGTTTAGGACTTTACAGAACCCAATAACGTTCTGTGATGGAATTATCAGAGCTAAAAGCAAAGCTGTTTTTGTGAAAGATAGCGACGCGGAGTCCAGTACAGTTGCCTTGACACAacttctcttcatcgtGGGGCACGTTGCGATCAAAACCATTGAGCATTTGGAAACTCTCGAGGCTcagttcaagaagatgaagcatGATATCGAAGCTGAGAAGAGTAATCAGCGCAAGGCGAGTACAACCGAAAATGAATTGGAAATGATAGGAGGAACATCGGAAGATGACTTCACGGATGTTGTTGCTTACATCAGAGAGACCGAGATATTGTACGGTGAGAAATCtcttttggcaaagttTGGAGGCTTGGTCACTGAAATTTGCACCAACAGAAAAGCCTACAACAACCTAACCCTTCAACGGTCGGCTGTTCTTTGTTTATCCAAACTAATGTGTGTCTCGACAAAATTTTGTGAGGCCAATTTGCCCTTGTTTATTACAATCATGGAAAAGTCTGAGGACCCCGTGATCAGGTCAAACTGTGTTTTGGGTCTTGGTGATATGGCTGTgtgcttcaacaatttggTCGATGAAAATACGGACTTCTTGTATCGTCGTCTCACCGATGAAAACTTGATGGTGCAAAGAACATGCCTCATGACGGTTACATTTCTCATCTTGGCCGGTCaagtgaaggtgaaagGACAACTTTCATCTATGGCCAAGTGTCTTGAAAACCCGGATCAAGGTATCAGCGACATGTGTAGGTTGTTCTTCACAGAGTTGGCTACCAAGGACAACGCCATTTACAATGCTTTCATTGATATATTCAGTGGTCTTTCAAACGACGACACATTATCCAAAGACGCAATGAAGAGGATTATCAAATTTTTGGTGCTCTATATCGATAAGGAGAAGCACCAGAAGCAATTGTCAGAAAAGCTCTTGGTGCGGTTGACAAAAGCCGAGAGCGAGAAGCAATGGAATGACATCGCTTTTGTGTTGACGACAATTCCCTACAAAAATGACATTATCACACAAGCCTTAGAAGCGGGATTCAAATCAACGGCTTCAGCAAGAGAATAG
- the LPT1 gene encoding lysophospholipid acyltransferase codes for MVFGKVHDGIRALSELSGLDETNVKILTTTALSFPFSIIFKRLPDNNYTLKNWYIIAVSSFYVFVICELGSGLRSLLISATGTYLITRYLRTDSMPWINFLFLMGHLLSTHFLLQFFQEYDPTVIDITGAQMVMVMKLSAFGWNVHDARVNVDNLSPYLKTRVIKEHPNILPYLGYVFFYPSLMTGPAFDYVDYDRFIHSTLFDDVPDDKRPGKRKRRIPRSGKPALRKVLQGLFWAALFVVMPKYVSLDYALDEGFVTDKSFVYRCFYLWVLGLTYRLKYYTIWSIAEGACILCGIGYNGYDPDTGKFKWNRVQNIDPVAFETGQNVHTCLEAWNMNTNKWLKYYVYVRLAKPGKKPGFKSTLCTFATSAAWHGTRPGYYLTFVMGAFMQTLGKIYRRNIRPIFLEADGKTPKRSKIYYDVVSYIVTQLAFGFIVQPFVILDFKKSVYCWSTVYFYVIIATAITLVAFKGPFKKQVTEFFQSHQAAHRLAEEKKKQEKLTEHEASKVHKTVDKVLRRDGGDDMPTLGVPSIDELENMSKEELEEDMRELQVAWQSFKDRKGFSDDIDNLKDAYKNFTEEIEEIFEEQRKALKQKSQ; via the coding sequence ATGGTGTTTGGGAAGGTTCACGATGGCATAAGAGCCCTCTCTGAGCTTTCTGGACTCGACGAAACTAACGTGAAGATTCTCACTACAACCGCTTTATCGTTTCCCTTctccatcatcttcaaaagactccCTGACAACAACTACACCCTCAAGAACTGGTACATCATTGCAGTTTCCTCATTCTACGTCTTCGTGATTTGTGAGCTTGGCTCTGGATTGAGGTCTCTTTTGATCTCTGCCACGGGCACTTATCTTATAACCAGATACTTGAGAACGGACCTGATGCCGTGGATCAACTTCCTCTTTTTAATGGGCCACTTGCTTTCTACGCATTTCTTGTTGCAATTCTTCCAGGAGTACGACCCGACTGTTATTGATATTACAGGTGCGCagatggtgatggtgatgaagcTTTCAGCTTTTGGCTGGAACGTGCACGATGCTAGAGTTAACGTGGATAATCTCTCGCCGTACTTGAAAACGAGGGTGATCAAAGAGCACCCCAACATCTTGCCATACTTGGGTTACGTGTTTTTCTACCCTTCGTTAATGACGGGGCCTGCGTTTGACTATGTGGACTACGACAGATTTATCCACTCGACTTTGTTTGATGATGTGCCTGATGATAAGCGCCCAGGAAAGCGCAAGAGAAGAATTCCCAGATCAGGTAAACCTGCGCTTAGAAAAGTGCTTCAGGGATTGTTCTGGGCGGCTCTTTTCGTTGTGATGCCCAAATACGTCTCTTTGGATTATgctcttgatgaaggatTTGTTACCGATAAGTCCTTCGTCTACAGGTGTTTCTACTTGTGGGTATTGGGTCTCACATACAGACTCAAGTACTACACAATCTGGCTGATTGCCGAAGGAGCCTGTATTTTGTGTGGCATTGGTTACAACGGCTACGATCCAGACACAGGTAAATTTAAATGGAACAGAGTACAGAATATTGACCCTGTTGCCTTCGAAACGGGTCAAAACGTTCACACGTGTCTTGAGGCATGGAACATGAACACCAATAAATGGTTGAAGTACTATGTGTATGTGAGATTAGCCAAGCCCGGTAAGAAGCCGGGGTTTAAGAGCACGCTATGCACCTTTGCAACAAGTGCAGCATGGCACGGAACTAGACCAGGATACTACCTTACTTTCGTTATGGGTGCGTTCATGCAGACGCTTGGTAAGATCTACCGAAGGAACATACGTCCCATCTTCTTAGAGGCCGATGGAAAGACTCCTAAAAGATCGAAGATCTACTATGATGTTGTCAGTTATATTGTCACGCAGCTTGCGTTCGGTTTCATCGTGCAGCCATTTGTGATcttggacttcaagaagtccgTTTATTGCTGGAGCACTGTCTACTTCTACGTGATCATCGCCACTGCCATCACATTAGTTGCATTCAAGGGCcctttcaagaagcaggTGACTGAGTTTTTTCAATCCCATCAAGCAGCACACCGTCTtgcagaagagaaaaagaagcaggagaAACTTACTGAGCATGAGGCTAGTAAAGTACACAAAACCGTCGACAAGGTTCTTAGAAGAGACGGTGGCGACGACATGCCTACGTTGGGTGTTCCGTCGATAGACGAGCTTGAAAACATGTCGAAGGAAGAGTTAGAAGAGGACATGAgagagcttcaagttgCGTGGCAATCATTCAAAGATCGTAAGGGTTTTTCTGACGACATCGACAACTTGAAAGATGCCTACAAGAACTTCACCGAAGAAATCGAGGAGATTTTTGAGGAGCAGAGAAAAGCGCTAAAGCAGAAGTCACAGTGA
- the HEM15 gene encoding ferrochelatase HEM15: MFRSITKASIGRLRWNSTSTKSPTGVVFMNMGGPNKTNETNDFLTRLFSDKDLIPLGPFQNITGKLIAKMRTKSIEEKYDEIGGGSPIRYWSEYQCERVCKRLDEISPESAPHKPYVAFRYAKPLTEDMLVKLKEDGVKRAVAFSQYPQWSSSTSASSMHELFRQSKVFDPEKTIKWSFIDRWPKADCLVNPFARLINDKLEEFPAEDRDKVVILFSAHSLPMEIVNRGDSYPAEVAASVYAIMEKLKFKNPYRLVWQSKVGPRPWLGAQTTSIVEKLELQHDDVKGLILVPVAFTSDHIETLHELDIELLEEAKNPKIIKRAASLNDDEEFISGLADLVKEHIESGRPYSSQLELDWLLSKKYTSDTFDHPRELFSGH; this comes from the coding sequence ATGTTCAGGTCAATCACTAAGGCCTCCATAGGAAGGCTCAGATGGAACTCAACATCTACCAAGTCCCCCACGGGAGTCGTGTTCATGAACATGGGAGGCCCTAACAAGACCAACGAAACCAATGATTTTTTGACCAGATTATTCTCAGATAAAGATTTGATTCCTCTAGGGCCATTTCAGAACATCACGGGTAAGCTAATTGCAAAGATGAGAACCAAGAGCATTGAGGAAAAGTATGACGAAATTGGCGGTGGCTCTCCTATCAGATACTGGTCAGAATACCAGTGCGAGAGAGTTTGCAAAAGACTTGACGAGATTCTGCCCGAGCTGGCTCCACACAAGCCATATGTTGCCTTTAGGTACGCCAAACCATTGACCGAGGATATGTTGGtaaagttgaaggaagacGGTGTGAAAAGAGCCGTAGCATTTTCTCAGTACCCCCAGTGGTCGAGTTCCACGTCAGCCTCTTCAATGCACGAGTTGTTTCGCCAACTGAAGGTTTTTGATCCGGAGAAGACCATTAAATGGTCGTTCATTGACAGATGGCCCAAGGCTGATTGCTTGGTGAACCCCTTTGCCAGATTGATCAACGACAAGCTCGAGGAATTTCCTGCTGAGGATCGTGATAAGGTTGTGATTTTATTTTCGGCGCACTCTTTGCCCATGGAGATTGTCAACCGTGGTGACTCGTACCCTGCTGAGGTTGCTGCCTCTGTGTATGCCAtcatggagaaattgaagttcaagaaccCATATCGCTTGGTGTGGCAGTCAAAAGTAGGACCACGTCCTTGGTTGGGTGCCCAAACTACCAGCATCGTTGAGAAGTTGGAGCTTCAGCACGACGACGTCAAGGGCCTCATTTTGGTGCCAGTTGCATTTACATCTGATCACATTGAAACACTTCACGAGCTTGAcattgagcttttggaggaaGCCAAGAACCCTAAAATCATCAAGCGTGCTGCATCTCtcaacgacgacgaggagtTTATTTCTGGGTTGGCTGACTTGGTAAAGGAACATATCGAGTCTGGACGCCCATACTCGAGCCAATTAGAATTGGACTGGTTATTAAGCAAAAAGTACACTTCAGACACGTTTGACCACCCCAGAGAATTATTCTCTGGCCACTAG
- the MED4 gene encoding Med4p yields MRSIREFEHELRELSQSISTFREENLPSQVGKLIQMDKNLTTEKLNVRKSQELGAEIEKLRTENNQLSQVSTRFLKELIACRSELRQLPKLPADRQSSRDSRLKEIGVQELLDYSMKLAKFSKAPTTASGQLPHPNNFIWPAEDALRRGMLALASLKSEEIIKAELGEPEQKVVEDDEDVEMEDVEDMDAPKAPKEPGAPSTRGTATAGTATEPAKASHALDLDLFDGDDSEDDSE; encoded by the coding sequence ATGAGGAGTATTCGAGAGTTTGAACATGAGTTGCGTGAACTCTCACAGAGCATTTCGACATTTAGGGAGGAAAATTTACCGAGTCAGGTGGGAAAGCTTATACAGATGGATAAAAATCTCACTACAGAAAAGTTGAATGTTCGAAAAAGTCAGGAATTGGGTGCTGAGATCGAAAAGCTCCGAACGGAGAATAATCAGTTGAGCCAAGTGAGCACTCGGTTTTTAAAAGAGTTGATCGCTTGTCGATCCGAGCTAAGGCAGCTCCCGAAATTACCGGCAGATCGTCAATCATCAAGAGATTCACGACTTAAAGAAATTGGTGTTCAGGAGCTACTTGACTACTCCATGAAACTTGcgaaattttcaaaagctccaaCTACCGCCAGCGGTCAATTGCCTCACCCCAATAACTTCATTTGGCCCGCCGAAGATGCATTGCGCCGTGGAATGCTTGCTTTGGCATCACTTAAATCAGAGGAGATTATCAAGGCAGAGCTTGGCGAGCCAGAACAAAAGgtcgttgaagatgatgaggatgttGAGATGGAAGACGTGGAGGATATGGACGCGCCGAAAGCACCGAAAGAGCCTGGTGCACCTTCTACAAGAGGAACAGCTACGGCAGGGACAGCAACAGAGCCAGCAAAGGCTTCACATGCGCTTGATTTGGATCTctttgatggtgatgacTCGGAGGATGATTCAGAATAG